Within Cyprinus carpio isolate SPL01 chromosome A7, ASM1834038v1, whole genome shotgun sequence, the genomic segment gaaGTTAAAACAACACATGAATTGTTGTTTTCACTGatgattgtaaaaataataattaaaaataaaactgtttttcaaaaagaaacaagcaacttttttatacttttctaacaacagcaacaaagaaaatgtctttaaagaaTTACCTGTGATATCATTAATTAGTTTGtacaaaaagacaacaaaaatgtGGTTTaggatttttatgaaaaaaagaagaagcaaaaTGTAAAGGGGTATGAAAGTTCCTGAAGCAGTCATTTGAAACTATCTTTTAGTCTTGAATCCTGTGACAGGGTTCAACCAAGAGCTGTTCATTCTCTCACTAGCCCAGTCCTCACATGTTTTTAGGTTTGGAGATGACTCCGTCAGGGTAGCGCTTCTTAAAACGTGCAACTACTTCAGGGTCTAAAAGATGAATACCGTCTAATTGATTGCCAAGGGTTatcctggaaaacaaaacaaggtGCGAATGAGAGAGATCAGAGAAAACAAGCAGGTTAGTAATAAAGAGAACAGCACATCTGATTACTTAAACATGTCCTTAGTCACGTAAGTGATTTGGAAATCAAAAAAAGTTCCTGAATATCTGACTTACCAGTTAGGCTGCACATTGTGTGGTCTCCCAAACAATTCAATTTTTCGTGTACCTGGTGACAAACGCTCAATCATCCCATAGATTTCATCTGGTTTATGACTAGTGGAGCGGACCTTGTGTAGACAGATGACAGATGTTCTTTTAGTGCACTGATCATCACTGACTTGAAATTCATCACTGCTTTATCAGTTATAATGGTTATGACTGACCTCTGCCACTATAACATCACAATCAAGGCCTCTGTTAAAACCTTGTGGGTTTCCTTTTACTCCcacctgaaaaaaacaaacagagagagagaaagaggatatatgtaatatatggtTAATGCATAACAAGAAGATTAAGATTCTTTCATTGTGGAATGGTTACCAAATTCTGCTTGTACACTacgttcaaaagtctggggtcttttttttttaaataaatgaatactttcattcagcaagaatCCATTAAACTAATCTAAAGTGACAATAACAACTTTAAcacttaaaagaaagaaacaaataaatgctgttctttttaacctatttattaaagaatcctgaaaaaaaatgcaccacAGTTTTCACAAGAATTAagaaactgttttcaactgtgataagaACCAAATCAGCCTCTTAGTTCaaacggatcatgtgacactggagacagCATTAATGGCTGCTTTGCCATCTcgggaataaaatacattttaaaattcattaaatcgtcattttaaattgtaacaatatttcacataatttttactgtatttttgatcaaatatgcagATATGATGACAATAACAGACTTGTAAAAACATCTTATCGACCCCAAACATTCGAACGCTTGTGTATATTCTCACACATACCAAGCAATGCTCTTTGCCATGATTCAGCCAATGTCCAGTCCTTCCAGTACGAATGATTCTCTGAAGCTGGTTAGTCTTCACCCAGATAATCTCATCTACACGCTCGTAGCTAATTGAgtgacagaatacaaaaagatttagCTGACTGAATCAGTTATATTTAACGAGATCACTCACTTTACATTTTCCACATATAAAATCACCTACCCCCATAAGTTTAGACACTCTCTGCCCAGCTCCATAGCTCTGTAAAGACAGAAAATGAACTATTGTTGACCTGCATTTGGACTGTTGCCAAGATAGCATTACATAACCTCCTTTCAATTTTTCATATCATTTgttcatagattaaaaaaaaaaaaaaatggaatgcaaaataaaaaagcttttggAAAATGTAACTCTGGAATATCAAAAACATGTGTGTTATAATCACAAATTTTAATAcaagatgattttattttgtatacatttattagtATGATAAAAGTGATGCAAAATCTTGTTACACTGAGATAAAAGGGTCTCAAGAAGCTTTGTGTTCAGTCATTCCCCAGAGCCCCTACCTTCCTGTGACCCAGAGGAAGAGGAAACCGTCATCCTGCAGAATAGGAATGTTGAGTTTCCTCATCTCGTCGTCTGTGAGCGTTCCATATGGAAGCTCCATGTGAATGTCCCAAGGTGGGTCGGCCATCACCACTGCAAACTTCCCCAGGATGGACACATCCAGATAACGGATGTCACAGCAGATCCACTGAGATATGTCAGAGGGCATATATCTGTtatgtcttaaaataaaaatgcctaTCACAGTTTTATGtttgaaatcataataaaaatgatttttttaaatatatagacaaATAGAAGAACAGCAAAAGCAAATGAGAGAATGAGAAATGATTGCTCTGAAAGCAATTACAGGTCAGAAACACATACTAGGGCCAGTTGCACCAGCTGTACTTAAGTTACAACTATTTTTGTTGTAAAGGGGCACTAAGTTACAGCTTACGCATTACTACTACATTTGCATTGCACCATTAAACTTAGTTCAAATGTAACTCTACATACACTCTGAATATTAACAGAAGCTTCCAACCACGTgtaacagttgaaaaaaaaaaaattgcatattgacGGAATTACCTCAGTAAGCTCTTGTTTAACCCGACAAACTTCAGTCCTCTAGAAATGTAGGATAACGTTGATATTTACACTTGCATATAATTTGAGAGAGAGAACATTATGTGAATGAATTGCTTTGTTAGCGTCTCTTCAACACAAACTCAGAGTGCATCTGTGGTCACCGGTCCATGTTgtgcatgtgaaataaataaatcttaattaataaatgtcatttctttttgattcttataaattaaaaatacctaTTACGTTATTCATGAGTAAGTCGTATCATATTACAATGGAAATGTATGTATCGTTAGTTACATGAGGCAAAATAAGTTCAAATCACGGATAAACTGAAAATCATGGCATTGAATCTCACGTATTTGAGGGCTGCTATTAGATCACTGAGGGTACACGTCATATTACGTGACTATACATTACTTTCCAGTGCATACAACCTATTTGCTAAATTCTGCCTTAAGAACAAATGGTGCAACTTAATAAAGTACTGAGTTAGTTTCATGCTAGCTAGTAGTTACTAAGACTCTAGTGTGTACTTTATGTTCCAGTAGGAATAAGAACGTAGGAACTGGTGCAACCTTACCCAAGAAACCATGTCTAATTCTATATTCCTATATTATAGTGGTTTTGGTGGATTTCAGCTTCAAGtcaattactgtatattatagcTTGACAGAAGCTGTGGAACATGTCAATTCTTACGATATTTTACCTGTGAAGGAAACAACTTGTCAACGTTGCTGTCTCCCACCGTGGAGTGCAGTCCAAGCTCAGTGGCCCCTGCCTGGGGCCCCAATGTGTCACCCTCTGCTTCAGGAGGGCTGTCAATCTCATAGTGAACATATTTACAAGTGTCCATGTGGAAACAAGTATTCAGAAAGGAGCAGTCCCCAAGGCTCTcgtctgtgtgtttgttgatgaTTCGCTTAGAAAGTTAAATTAgaattcaacaaataaaaagcgttcagataatattattataatcaataataataataatcaataataatattgggaagtcatggcctaatggttagagagtttaactcctaaccctaaggttgtgggttcaagtctcggccggcaataccacgactgaggtgcccttgagcaaggcactgaacccccaactgctccccgggcgccacaacataaatggctgcccactgctccgggtgtgtgatcacagtgtgtgtgtgtgtgtgtgtgtgtgtgtgtgtgtgtgtgtttgtgtgtgtgtgtgtgtgtgtgtgtgtgttcactgctgtgtgtgtgcactttggatgggttaaatccagagcacaaattctgagtatgggtcaccatacttggcagtttgtcacgtcactttttttttttttataataataaaaatgattagttttacaatttctaagtgtataattatatagtttattcattattttaatttatatacatttgatATGGCtgctatttattttagttatgttttttaaagtgtgtgagtgtgaactgACCTGAAGTGCAATTTGGTGCAGGGCTGAGGTGTGTCCCCCGACTGCACACACTCTTCTTTCGTCCCATGATCACAGAACTCCTGTACTTGAGCTCTGCCTCGTGATCGAAACTTCTCCACAATCGACTGTTCCTTTGCCGAACTGGTGTTCAACAGCTCTAGGATCTCTTGGCTCACCTGAGGCACAAGCATACATACATCAGACTCcacattcacataaacacacaaggcCTTTGCTGACTTGCTACTTAGTTATTATACCTTTTTGCTTTGCTGTTCCTTAGTGGACTGCTGGCTCAGCAGACTCTCAATTTCCATGTCCAGATGAGACGCTTGCACCTTACTGTTCCGCCCTTTTTTCTCAGGTCCATCCCCTCCAACCCCAGAGGATCCAGTAAGCTGCGAGTTTGAGGCAGGACCCAGTGATGCAGAGGATTTCTTTGGAGGTGAAGATGGTGTTTGAAGCAAAGGGGAGGAACCTGGGGCTCTTTTTTGATGGATGATGTCATCTCCTTTTCTTTTAATGGCAGTTCTCTGTGGCTGGGCTGTGCTGCCAATCATAGCCCATAGTTTGGTGTGGTCGACTGAAGTGACAAGGGTGGAGGAGGAACAGGACGAGGAGGCAGTGATGGATGGCTGCCGAACTTCAATAAGTTCTTGGGCAGAAAATTTGAGGAGGAGACTTTGAATGCAGGCATGGGAAACTGCAGACTCAGACTGAGTCAAAGTTGCAAATGAGGGAGAGTGAGAAggacagaaagacaaaaacatagATATGAGTGTTTGTGGAGTACTCACAATAGGTTTTTATGATTCACATTATCCATGTACTTCACAGTTTTAAaaactttactattttttttttctcaaatgcgGGAAATAGTAATAGTGAGTACACATCCAGgtttttgactggttgtgtataCAAGCATGCACACAGGTCTTACTGTGTTTAACTGGTTGGTGATGGCTAGGGAATCAGTTGGCAGAGAAAGACTCAGTTCAGACAGGTATCCCAGCAGCCTCTTCTCTAGTTCCGGGTCTGGAGGCTGCTCAACTTCCACTTGCGGAGGACTCTGTAGTGCCGGTCCAGGGCTGTCGCTCCTTGCGGATCCACCCTCAACACCTCCAATCTCTGTTAAAAACAAGATCTAATACAGCAGGTGGCACCACAGACCCACTAAACTCactattgcaataaaaaaaaactaattcattcTTCCTCTGGCATGCATTTAAATTTTCAACATCATGATGCCACACTTCTGACAGAATGCTGTGTGGTCTCTATATTCAGCATTTGATATTAAGCAAATAAAACTGACTGTATTATCAACATGGTTTGCAATGGTGACTCATTACATATTTGGTcgtattttttagcaaataaatcaAATGCTATTTAAGGAACAGTTAATAGTTTTGCGGATCTCACAGCATGCAGTTGCTCAACGCACCGATGCCCAGCTGAGTTGTGTCTTTTCTTCTCCTCTGCAGCCTCTCTCGCAGGGAATCCAGCTGCTTTTTGTGCGCCTGGATGTGACTCCATGTATCCGACATGGCTTAACTTAAACTAGATAAACAGTGAATTAAAAGACCGGACAAATGAAACAGATTTTTCATAAAGTTCAGTGAGTGTACTCTGCGTTCACACCAAGCCGCTAAACTGGctggatttcaaaataaaagacccTCAAAGCGTTCAGTTTCAAATTGGCACTTAGACACATATAAACAGTTTCATTTATTGGgcttaatttataattatataatatacgaaataaaaaaaatataagtttcaTCCAAGAAAAGACCAGTATGTATTATGTAATCAAAGAGAGCAGCTTAAGCATCAGTTCCTGTGTAAGTGAGAGGTCTTCCGGTTACATGAGGAGAGAAGACAAACCTGAAAATACGCGGATTCAGTTATTTACCAATTGGATAAGAGTACAGCTGAAAAACAACCTCATCTAATTCAAGGTACTACTCAcgctcaaaaacaaaacaatcagatACATTAATGTAGCATGTCGATAATGACGGTAATGACATAGACTTAGCAACCGAGAACAGGTTCCATGCAAAATATACCAGAACCGAATGTTTCTCGACAGAAATGGAACGCAGAAGAAGTGTTTCCTTCTTTTCTGTTTAGCGGCGCCGCAACGATAAAGTGAAACATACAGCGCGACCAGTGTATAACGATTCACGAACGATGACTCgtatgagtcggttctttttatTGAACCAGTAGAACACAGTCCGATTGCGGAACCGATTGACTCATATGAGCCgattcttttaagtgaatcaaatgaatcaattcaaaccAGCGTATGAATTAGTCGCCATTAATTTGTAGCTACTCCTAGATATAgacacataaaaaattaaaatattcagttgCTAACCTTACTGCCAATTTAGAACATTTATGAGCGCGGACAGGTCTGCTGTGTCATTTTCCCTCGGTGAAAAAAACAGATCATCATTAAACGTTCATTAACGGATGTCTTGTTTTCATTGTGCAGTGATTTGACATGGCCGAGCCACGCAGCCCGGTATCCGCATCTGTACCCCACAATCCGATGGTGTTGCCCACCCCGGAGGGCTCGACCCTTGAGATGGACCCGGTGGAGTACACCCTCCGCAAGCGACTGCCCCGCAAACTGCCCAAACGACGGAACGACGTCTACGTCAATATGAAAACAGACTTCAAGGCCCAGCTGGCGAGGTGTCAGAAACTTCTGGACGCTCACAGGGAAATCTGCATCCACGGTCTGGGACTGGCTATCAACCGGGCCATTAACATCGCCCTGCAGCTTCAGACGTCCAGCCAGGGTGCGCTGCAGCTGGCGGCCAACACATCCACCGTGGAGCTCATAGATGATCTGGAGCCCGAGGATCCGGACGAGGCGGGAGAGCCGCTTACACGCACCCGTAATAACTCTGCCATCCATATCAAGGTGTTTTATCCCAAACTGTAGAGCCAGTTTTAGTATTACCACAATAAATGGCAACTTCAGAGACTCCATAAACATTCATGTAAAGTTCGTGGTGTGTATTAGTTGTTTAAAGGCGATGcctgttttattttggatgactTCTGTTCTGGTTCAGCCTGAAGCTAAAACTCTCAAATCTTGCACTGgctttgcttatttatttatttatttattaattaattgctgTGGTGTTCTTGAAtgtttttcatttggaaaacaaGAAGTAGAAAGGAAATGTGCCATATGTTTTTCCACTTTCAGAAACcactttatgtatttgttttcttgtgtATAGTAAACTCATAACCAAAAGATCATGCAGTTGTGATTTAAAGCTCAGTTTAATGGAAGGTAAAAATACATTGTTAGACCTACCTGCTGTTTTTCCTCTTCCTGTATTTATAGTTATAGCCTATGTTAAgggtaatttattttatgtatattgtttcatagtaataacaatagtaaatgctttaataaacattgcattatatgagtataaatatatttaacaataatataatttaagaataaaaataaaataatgacagatttgacAAGGGTCTGCTTTCACCTGCTAAACGGCATATCGCTGATCTCAAGTCTGTTGCTATAACATGGGGCACAAATGTCATCATAATTGCAATTTATATTACCTAATGTGTGGTAAATGGAGATGGCATGTTAGCAAGGT encodes:
- the LOC109096172 gene encoding N6-adenosine-methyltransferase subunit METTL3-like, translated to MSDTWSHIQAHKKQLDSLRERLQRRRKDTTQLGIEIGGVEGGSARSDSPGPALQSPPQVEVEQPPDPELEKRLLGYLSELSLSLPTDSLAITNQLNTSESAVSHACIQSLLLKFSAQELIEVRQPSITASSSCSSSTLVTSVDHTKLWAMIGSTAQPQRTAIKRKGDDIIHQKRAPGSSPLLQTPSSPPKKSSASLGPASNSQLTGSSGVGGDGPEKKGRNSKVQASHLDMEIESLLSQQSTKEQQSKKVSQEILELLNTSSAKEQSIVEKFRSRGRAQVQEFCDHGTKEECVQSGDTPQPCTKLHFRRIINKHTDESLGDCSFLNTCFHMDTCKYVHYEIDSPPEAEGDTLGPQAGATELGLHSTVGDSNVDKLFPSQWICCDIRYLDVSILGKFAVVMADPPWDIHMELPYGTLTDDEMRKLNIPILQDDGFLFLWVTGRAMELGRECLNLWGYERVDEIIWVKTNQLQRIIRTGRTGHWLNHGKEHCLVGVKGNPQGFNRGLDCDVIVAEVRSTSHKPDEIYGMIERLSPGTRKIELFGRPHNVQPNWITLGNQLDGIHLLDPEVVARFKKRYPDGVISKPKNM
- the LOC109096183 gene encoding ribonuclease P protein subunit p20-like; this encodes MAEPRSPVSASVPHNPMVLPTPEGSTLEMDPVEYTLRKRLPRKLPKRRNDVYVNMKTDFKAQLARCQKLLDAHREICIHGLGLAINRAINIALQLQTSSQGALQLAANTSTVELIDDLEPEDPDEAGEPLTRTRNNSAIHIKVFYPKL